The DNA region ATTGTACAATAATACACACATAAAGGATCGgtagaaaatatacaataataattagaccaaaataataattataataataacaataataataataataataatatatacgaaTTTTTAAAGCGCCAATTCCAGCAACAATTAGTGATCAAAGGCgctgtggacttagatgttGTTGTTGACTAGGCCGATTTATTGTTTCACTTTGACAAACAATTTATCTGATAAAATGGTTTTGAAAAATTCAACCAGTAGCACTTATCTAGAGGTAAACTGTCTTTTTTTGTATGAAGCGTAATCGTTTAATTAATTGCTGTAAGGAGGAAGTAGATAAGAGTCTTTATTTTCATATGATTTTCCCGAATTTTAATGTTCAGTATTATTGACACTGTTGTAAATAACTTGCAAACCATAACCGTTGTTATGCAGTGCCAGATTGGAatatcttaaagatgtattgtctctttgactaaatttaaaaaaaaaaaaaattatattttcaaaaaaagtgtgtcattttgaagtatcataatagttattaactttcaccaaaaattagtcgaaaaaaaaaaaaatttaaccgaaatacagacgtttttttgttcaaaaaaaaactttgacttccagtcaatgtTTTCGCttaaaacatatctcataatgcaacgcgcttgtttggctactctgtatgcataatcataaaacgtCAAACACCTTCTCAATCGCGaagagttgtaaacaatcctaattagcatcatgattgcataatgcatactaatggtttgaaatctttgtttactttcactcgtgacgattttccagacaaaatgtaatcaaattaatttacctgttaattacgtaaacttgttgtttttggctcgaattttcgacttaaagtgaataactttaatattactttgatatggccaatttaaatttagaatatatatttttttcattttttgtgtttcaagggacaataagAAAGAGACCACCACTATGgcaaaaagaaaacattacaaaaactgattttttttttagcaaaagtttgttaaaactacaaaaatgGCCTagtgttgttttattttctgaattatgccaagcaaaatgaatttccatttGAAATTGGACAGTACCATTTCTTGAATTCAAAGTTTGTTTCTATTTTTGGggtcaatatatttttaataattgataCCTTAATATTTCCAtgcattttaaatgtttgttgtaATTGTCACTAATGTACTCCAAAGTGAACAAGTTACGACACTTGCATCGTACCACTTAGTAAAGCTGGGTTCACACTAGGAATAAGGATGTAATGCAAGAACGTAAGCCAAACGCAAGTAATTCGACCAGTGATACATTGTGATGTAATATTCGTATGTctcttgtaattggtcaattcacttgcattACACTTACATCAGGTCCCAGTGGGAAGCAAGCTTACACTAGTCAGCCTGTCATGAAGTGGACGACTTAATAACCTCGTATACTAATATGGCAAGTGgagtaaacattttgtactaATATTGTACCAACAATATCGCCTAACTTTCCTAATAATGCGATCGTaacaaaacattttcattttaacaAATGGCTAGCATACATTTGTGCAGAATGGATATTATTTGGCAGCTATGACAcaatataattgaaatataatacaattaaaatacaatatttataatatatatacagtatacatattaaagatgtatagtATTAAAGCCCCAACAGAATTTGAATACAATATTCACctctttagaaaaaaaaaaatccattgtTTAAATAgcaacattaaaatggtatatttttaataaaagcaTTACCATTTATATACTCAGAGATGGCAGTATAGTGCAAGTATAAATgcaagtaataaaaacaaatggttaaatttaaccagaaACTGTCAGACATtttgaataacaataaaatggcatataggggcaatatatcttttaaaaaaggCTTTACACTTTTATGATTACAGATACAATACCATACAactttattacaattattatcatataaaacaaattgaagTTGAACAATTTAACAGTATAGAGCAAGTAAAATCAAACTATCACAAAAGACAGCTATTAACAGTGGATTTTATAAAGACAGTTATGTACCCAACGTAAAAAGTGTatttacatctttaaaaatgtttgtaaagTCGGGTAAACGATGGTTGAAAGGAAGACGGAATGTTTTGGAAGAGTCAGTGGTGTCCAACTCTCATTTTCCAATACTGGAAAGATTTAGCAAAGTAGGAATTGCTGTATTTACactatgtattttatttgaattaacAGAGGACTCCTTAATATCAGTTCTTTTTTAAAGAAGACTGGCACGAGTGATCCTCTTCGAACATAGTTAATacataaacatatttataaacCTGTAGAAGTGGTTACCTGTCATTAATACTGTATACCATATCCACTAATGTATAGTTGTGTCATCCCAGAATCTGATCTTTTTCTATGAGTAAATGCCTATACTAATTTTTtactactgtaatataataacaCCATAATGTAAATTAGTAAAATGCTTTAGAGCTACTTGCTATTGTGGACATATATATGAcaacaacatatttatttcattagcAACAATAATTTCAGGTGGGTGAACTCTGTCTTTAGACTCATGACTCGCCGTCATATCCCATACATCCAGGATAATAACTTTGGAACATCCAGAGAATATTTCTCGCATTTCTTGGTCAAGATCTTCGGCTAACCAATCACTAGTGTACAGACTCATAGATAAATTTGGATGTTCTCGTGTATTTGCACTTTTTATCACCACTAAACTATCTGGACTACGTTTGTGATAACGATCAATTGCTGCTCGCAGTGTCAATAAACGTTGTCTATAGTATTGAACACTTGTTGCCGTAAAATGAGCCCACAACGACAAACAAATAACTGTGTTTGGAGATGACGGAAGGTCATCAATGGCATTTGCTACATGTACTATTTCACTTACGTACATCCAACTATTTCTTATTGGATACGCATGATGAATATAATAGAGTAATATATTGCGCGAAGAGTCGTACGCTTTTCTCGGACCAACCTTCATATAATAAAGCGCATCGGTGGTTTCTACTGTGTTGCTTAGTTTGGAAGAAAGAAACTCAAACCACTGACGTATAGTTGAGTCTCCGTAAAACAGAATTTCTTTGTTTCGTAGACAGGATTCAGCCTCCTTGATTGTGTACTGATGGGAGCGACAGACATTTGAATACCATACGTCATTGTAGTAATACCCAGATGGTTTCACAAGTGGAAGCCCACGCATACATTTTGGCAGATAATTCTTTGCGATAAGTTTGTTTTCaactgaaaaataaagtttCCAAAAACTAAACTTACTGACATAATAATGGTTTATTTTGAAACTGAATTTAGAAAAgcatatgattttttttattatcattttaagaTTTTCAATGGTTGGAAGTCTTTTTGTAACTGAGGAGAACCCAATATCTTCCTTTCCAACGTAAGAATTTTACCAAATCAATTCAAATCAGTGCGAATGGAGCTTTAAAATGCACATATTGCATTCCATATAAGCCCTGACACTATTTTCAGCTGGAAAACTTTGCTCAACTATACAATTTACTTAACTCAAGGTTAGCATTTTCTTAACAAAATCTCATGGCTCTGTATAGATAAGCCAACAACAAAAGTATGAAGTCACTTCTTTTTATTTTAGCCAAATTTAACTTGTATAACAAAACCCCTAACTCTAATGAGATTTTGAAATATCATAATGAAACAGAACATACAGTACCTTTAGCACTTTTAACGTATGCAAAATAATCCAAGCCTTGTATGGGAAACTTGTatctgaaaaattaaaaaacatgaatatttTCATAGTGGTAGTTAAGTATGattgatttaataattttaaacctTGTTTTCTAATAAGGTACTATACACTTTGTTAACCTGTGTAATCATGTGTCATTATTCGTAACCTACAGCTAACCAATAAACTGTGTTGATGTGGGGAGTGAGGAAACATCTCTCATGTGCACAGTGAATAATGACTTTGGTCATCAGTTGTCCAAAATTATACTATGACTGTTTCAAAGTTACAATACAAAAGTAGATATTTGATATATAATTGTAACTATTGTAAAGAAGTTAATCAAATAATGTTGAAAAATAAACTTACTGTAATCTAAATAGTTTAGCTTGATGTTTTGTGACTAGACTGTCTGCTAGCTGCTTAGCCATAGTACTATTAGTTGTGTGCATTTTCCAGTCAGAACATGTCAACACTGGATTTGATGGTGCTACACAGAACCATGGTGAACCAGTTTTAATATCAGTGAAATTGCACAcctaaaaataacaattgaTTTACGAttttaatcaattcaatttgtaataaaactattaaaaaaaatactataaatcTTTCAGCATCAAATGCAAATTATTGTTGGAAAATTTAGGAAGcttctaaatattttaaattttaaaaatcaattgtttgttcaatttatGTCTGAATATTGGTACTAGGTACAGATGTGTAGTCAACAGAATATGTCATTATATAGTCTGACTAATCAGCACACATCACACCCTTTAAAGTCCTACAGTACATATCTCATCTTAACATAATAGACATGAGGTTCACATTGAATGGACACCAGTTAATTAGTGAATTCATCATGGCACACATGCGACCTGACCTGATATATAGCCAGAAATTACTGAATGAAAAAGAAATTGgagtaaaaacatttatttttttacaaggAGATGGAGTTTTGGGTTTAATAGCACCATAGTGCCTCATAAAGAAACTCTGCCTTAAACTAGGCCAgtataaaattgtaatgattgGTGGCATATTTTTTGTGTCGCAAAAAAAGAATGTTAAATAATTggaaatattttggaaaaaaaaatgaacctTTCTACTACTCTGATACATACTcaactataatatatatatttcatttaactttcctctaatttttcttttttttctagtCAACTGTGATAACACATGGTTAGCATATGTATggtcattttaaattcaaaacccAAGGTCagaaaaaacctaaaaaatTGTATGCTTTCTGGTTGATGACCGCAAGCGATTGCCTGCTTTCCGTTTGACCGCATCTTACAATGTCACTATTGTGTGCATACTAAACTTTTGACAAAATTTAGGATAAAATAACTTTCAATTTgaacaaaaatatagatatattttTTCTTATATACATTTTGATTAAATGAATGAACTAACTAACCTTCTCAGCTTCAATGCGTACATGGCAACGTGTTACTTCATGGATTTCAAAGTCAGATGAAGCAAACATTCCAAAATAAACAAACCGTTGTGGATGTCGTGCACGTACATCCTTAATAATTTGTACCACCTCACTTGAATGAACCAAAACAACCTGAACTATTACCGAACCAGGCCACCATGCCGTAAAATATGCAGTATATGTACCGTCCTGATTATCAACTATATCACCATTTTGACTTACAGCTGCAGCGTTTGAAAATGAATACATATTTGCACGGAAGTAATCTCCACCATACTTTTTACGCTGACCATACAAGTTCCGAGCTTCAATTTTAATAATGATTTCATCGCATAAATTGTACGTCCTTTCAGAGTTCAGGTTGGAAATAGTAACCGTGGATGTCAGATGACTTGTTGCATTTTCTAAAGTCCCGTCATGATTATGTCTGTTGGGGACAGTGTTGCGTGTTTGTCGTGGTCGAAAACTTGGTGGGCAATACAGTTGCGTGTAATCATCAGTGACCTCATCTGGTAGTATGTTGACCCTATCTACCTCAAAGGTCATAGGTAATACCTATAagaaaagattaaaattcataCACAACATTTGGATAATAGATAATAAggtttacaaattattatttttttattgtaagcCTCAAAGATCAGAGTCTTACTTTTTTACTTGACTTAATTACATACTTTAAATAACATTCATAATTTTCAAGTCTCTTTCACACAGAGATgttatttaattactttaattCAGCAGCTTCTGtatgaacaaaatggtaaaacatttaaaatgccAGCTTCTAGTATATCTATTACCATTTTGGTTTGAAAGGATCAGTGTGAAAGGGTTCTACTCTATAATGCACGCTTAAAATAAAGGTCAAAGTTGAGATTATCCAGTAAATTATTTGCAAGCTTTATTGTATGAGGAGATGCCAATTTTGCatattttgaatgtttataaaaatgcttataaaaacatgttttcaaTTACCTGAACAGAATCGATGTTTGTCCTCTGTTGCTGGTACAAAACTGTTGGAccattaaagaaaaaatatagataGATGGTACTACACACAGACAAGACAACCAGAATGTAGAATGAGAACTCCATACACAGTGTACAGTGATAGCAAAACTGATGTCTTAGTGGCATTGCAGTGGTTTGCCGTTTCCTTGTGGTTGTATGCCTACTCATTGTGCTGGTGTGCCACTATAAATATCCCACCGTTTATTTGCTCATGGCATTactgaaaaattaaattaatttaagttattaataataataataatagtgtctaatgttgtgaaacctctaagatcaaacacgtatggaaacatactccaaTAATGCAGCTAGCAATCGGCACAAAGTGGCGTCTTGACCTTACCAGGTTCCCATTTGTACAACTGGGGAGAGACGCAGGCAAACGTACGGACTTACTCAGTTACTGTAAGTAATGTGTCTTGCCTAaaagatacaagcaatgcgatgAGCGTTGGATTTGAACCCACGATCAGTAGAGTCCAACACACAGTGCcacataaataatataatgagtATAACATTCTGTACTGTACTTCTACATGACTTAAACACGTTGTGAGTGCAACATGGTTGGTTCAAAATGCAATGTGAATTATACAATTGTCAAAATAACAATTTGctcaatttttaattaatctgaaaaatactttaaattgtaATGACTGTTGACAGCTAGGCAGATTACAGTTTATGTTTGTGTGCACATCAGTACCATCCTCATTCTAAGTCTGTGTAAGGTCCAAGTTCAGTGTGATATTTTGTCATGCACCTGGTTGTCTGATAAACGGTAAGGTCCACGTTCAGTGTGATATTTTGTCATGCACCTGGTTGTCTGATAAACGGTAAGGTCCAAGTTCAGTGTGATATTTTCTCATGCACCTGGTTGTCTGATAAACGGTAAGGTCCAAGTTCAGTGTGATATTTTGTCATGCACCTGGTTGTCTGATAAACGGTAAGGTCTAAGTTCAGTGTGATATTTTGTCATGCACCTGGTTGTCTGATAAATGGTAAGGTCCAAGTTCAGTGTGATATTTTGTCATGCACTTGGTTGTCTGATAAACGGTGAGGTCCACGTTCAGTGTGATATTTTGTCATGCACCTGGTTGTCTGATAAACGGTAAGGTACAAATTCAGTGTGATATTTTGTCATGCACCTGGTTGTCTGATAAACGGTAAGGTCCAAGTTCAGTGTGATATTTTGTCATGCACCTGGTTGTCTGATAAACGGTAAGGTCCAAGTTCAGTGTGATATTTTGTCATGCACTTGGTTGTCTGATAAACGGTAAGGTCCACGTTCAGTGTGATATTTTGTCATGCACCTGGTTGTCTGATAAACAGTAAGGTCCAAGTTCAGTGTGATATTTTGTCATGCACCTGGTTGTCTGATAAACGGTAAGGTCCACGTTCAGTGTGATATTTTGTCATGCACCTGGTTGTCTGATAAACGGTAAGGTCCAAGTTCAGTGTGATATTTTCTCATGCACCTGGTTGTCTGATAAACGGTAAGGTCCAAGTTCAGTGTGATATTTTGTCATGCACCTGGTTGTCTGATAAACGGTAAGGTCTAAGTTCAGTGTGATATTTTGTCATGCACCTGGTTGTCTGATAAATGGTAAGGTCCAAGTTCAGTGTGATATTTTGTCATGCACTTGGTTGTCTGATAAACGGTGAGGTCCACGTTCAGTGTGATATTTTGTCATGCACCTGGTTGTCTGATAAACGGTAAGGTACAAGTTCAGTGTGATATTTTGTCATGCACCTGGTTGTCTGATAAACGGTAAGGTCCAAGTTCAGTGTGATATTTTCTCATGCACCTGGTTGTCTGATAAACGGTAAGGTCCAAGTTCAGTGTGATATTTTGTCATGCACTTGGTTGTCTGATAAACGGTAAGGTCCACGTTCAGTGTGATATTTTGTCATGCACCTGGTTGTCTGATAAACGGTAAGGTCCAAGTTCAGTGTGATATTTTGTCATGCACCTGGTTGTCCGATAAACGGTAAGGTCCAAGTTCAGTGTGATATTTTGTCATGCACCTGGTTGTCTGATAAACGGTAAGGTCCAAGTTCAGTGTGATATTTTGTCATGCACCTGGTTGTCTGATAAACGGTAAGGTCCAAGTTCAGTGTGATATTTTGTCATGCACCTGGTTGTCTGATAAACGGTAAGGTCCAAGTTCAGTGTGATATTTTGTCATGCACCTGGTTGTCTGATAAACGGTAAGGTCCAAGTTCAGTGTGATATTTTGTCATGCACCTGGTTGTCTGATAAACGGTAAGGTCCAAGTTCAGTGTGATATTTTGTCATGCACCTGGTTGTCTGATAAACGGTAAGGTCCAAGTTCAGTGTGATATTTTGTCATGCACCTGGTTGTCTGATAAACGGTAAGGTCCAAGTTCAGTGTGATATTTTGTCATGCACCTGGTTGTCTGATAAACGGTAAGGTCTAAGTTCAGTGTGATATTTTGTCATGCACCTGGTTGTCTGATAAACGGTAAGGTCCAAGTTCAGTGTGATATTTTGTCATGCACCTGGTTGTCTGATAAACGGTAAGGTCCAAGTTCAGTGTGATATTTTGTCATGCACCTGGTTGTCTGATAAACGgtaagatcagtattaatttaacagtgaagtacttttgattaacaacaaacaaaatcttcaaaatatgtTTAGGAACCATGGCTGTACGGTAACTTTCATATAAGTATGATTGCGACGAACCATgtacttcatagcgtgacaagaaagcgctaggccccttTAAACATCCCGTTGttgctatggcgtgacgtagttcaagtcggacttgcgcgaagaaaataatgtaatttgtatacggttgtaaataaacatgatcagcattattttattatttgtggaGCACTGTGGCTCAGTGGTTAGAGCATTGGACTTGCAATCAAGAGGTTGTCGGTTCAAGTCCCGGCTCGGTCACTGAAGTGTTGAGTCCTTGAGCAAGATTTTTTATCCACATTGTTCCTCCCCACCCAGGTGAtagaaatgggtaccggtatgtAAAAAGTACTGAGAAGGTAAATCAGAC from Antedon mediterranea chromosome 2, ecAntMedi1.1, whole genome shotgun sequence includes:
- the LOC140040767 gene encoding NXPE family member 3-like, with product MSRHTTTRKRQTTAMPLRHQFCYHCTLCMEFSFYILVVLSVCSTIYLYFFFNGPTVLYQQQRTNIDSVQVLPMTFEVDRVNILPDEVTDDYTQLYCPPSFRPRQTRNTVPNRHNHDGTLENATSHLTSTVTISNLNSERTYNLCDEIIIKIEARNLYGQRKKYGGDYFRANMYSFSNAAAVSQNGDIVDNQDGTYTAYFTAWWPGSVIVQVVLVHSSEVVQIIKDVRARHPQRFVYFGMFASSDFEIHEVTRCHVRIEAEKVCNFTDIKTGSPWFCVAPSNPVLTCSDWKMHTTNSTMAKQLADSLVTKHQAKLFRLQYKFPIQGLDYFAYVKSAKVENKLIAKNYLPKCMRGLPLVKPSGYYYNDVWYSNVCRSHQYTIKEAESCLRNKEILFYGDSTIRQWFEFLSSKLSNTVETTDALYYMKVGPRKAYDSSRNILLYYIHHAYPIRNSWMYVSEIVHVANAIDDLPSSPNTVICLSLWAHFTATSVQYYRQRLLTLRAAIDRYHKRSPDSLVVIKSANTREHPNLSMSLYTSDWLAEDLDQEMREIFSGCSKVIILDVWDMTASHESKDRVHPPEIIVANEINMLLSYICPQ